The Lathyrus oleraceus cultivar Zhongwan6 chromosome 5, CAAS_Psat_ZW6_1.0, whole genome shotgun sequence genome includes the window AAAATGAAAATATAAAAAGTAAAAAAGCTATAGAGATGAATGTATACAGTATCATATACGATTTTATATTTTGATATTCAAATTACACAAACTCAGAGTCAAAGAGACCCCAAAATACACATTACCGAACAAGATCAATGGCCAACAAACACATAAGCCTCCATCAACCACTAACACAAATAGTCAAATGCAGAAAAAGAAATCTATAGATTAAGTCCAAACAGCAGAAAAATCATCTAAGAAGCTTTAGATCAATCTATAGTATTTTAGCAGAATGAATTCAAATATATTTCAGCTCTTTTTGGCTATTTCTGAATGCTTTGATGTTATTACTATCCAGCTCCTAAACTATGATATTAATGATATACTTCAGAGGATTAATACTGAGCAAGCTTATGAGGAAAAAGGCTTCAAATTTTGTATTTCACAGCCTTTAATTATCTTAAGAATTCTAAACAAATATTAGCCATCATTTTAGCCAATAGCTCTGGACATTTTGTTGCAACAGCCAACCTTGATGGATTTGAGGCATTTGCAAAGAGTGACATGCTGAACCAAACAATATCATATAAACTCAAACTTGAAGAGAGGTACCCTTGCAAGTAATAAGGTTTTAACTCAAAGAATGCATCAAAAAAATCCCTAGTTTCATTCAAGTCAAGCTTCAATAGAATCTCCATTCCAAAAGTGTAAAATTCTCTAGCAACTCTACTCTCAATAGGCCACATGCTATTCCAAACATTAGCATAAAGATTTTTTCCTCTTATCATTCTTGTGGAGCCAAGACACTCATTAATAGAAGCAGCTACCATAGGCGCTAGTGCCATTGTTCTAGCCATCATGTATCCGGTGGAAGGATGAACTACACCAGAATTTCCACCAAATGCAATCACATTTTGAGGTATTCTTGGTAGAGATCCTCCCATTGGAATCAAACCCTTCTCTTCTTCCAATACCCTTTTCACATTAATTCCCAAATGCGTTAACCTTGCTACCATTCGCATTTTCACTTCCACGTGAGACATGGCCGGACGACTAACGAGTGAAGTTTCTTCAAGAAAAATCAAATTTGAACTAAATGGCATAGCATACATAAAAGTTGAACTTGAATTACCATCTCTCAAATGGGAATCTCTCCAATCCATCAAAACCACTTTGTCCAAATCATAAGGATGAGAATCAACTTCAGCCAAAACTCCAAAAGCAACTTGAAAACCATAGTTTCTCGCCTTATGATCATCACGATCTATAAACTTACTACCAAAACCACTAGCATCAACAACTAAACTCGCTTTCAACTCTTTCCCATTATCACAAACAACAATAGACTCAAACTCATGATGCTTAATCTCCCATACTTTAGCTTTATAAAATCTAACCCCATTAAAAACACAACCTTTAACCAATTTCTCCTTAAGTTTCCTTCTGCTAATTCTTCCGTAGGAACGATCCAAATACTTGGTATTTTTATCATCAATATAAATAGAAGCCATAGGCCATGTTTTATCTAAACAATCTTCTAGCCCAAGCTCTTCAAACTCATCCAACCACACACCATAATTATTAGGCCAAACAGATAGAGGGTCAGAATCAACACAGCAAACCTTGATTCCATAAAGGGAAACTTGTTCTGCAAGTCGAATACCTGCAGGGCCAGCACCGATTATAATCACGTCAAAATGAGAACGATCAGAAGCACGGTGCCATGGAAGATCGAAATCTAAGGCTTCGGGTTGATACTCGGGTTTAAAGTCAAGAAATTTTCCAAAATTTCTAGTGTTGTGATTTCTAGCTTGGTGTTTTCTTGAAGACGGAAGATGGGTTTTGAAGAGAGGGAAAATTGAAGGTATGGATGAATGGTGTAATAGTTGGTTAGTCTTGGTCGAAGGGTTTGgtgaaaataacataaaacaaGTGTTCATTGTTATTTAGAAGTGTCTCTTTTGTGATTCTGATATGAGTGAATGAATGATAATATGAGTAGAGGTTACTGCTAGCTGTACTATATGTTGAAATTTTGATCTTTATAAAAGTAAAACTTGTATTATACTCCTACTCTTTTAAAAATATCAATGATTGTTCTGGTACAAGTTTAAAAAATGCATAAGCTGAATTGATTCTTAAGCAAAACTCTAGAAGCACGGAACCGCAACAAAGAGGATGTGTTGACCATTCATTAACATGTCAGTTAGACTTTAGGCTGGAGTTATCAAACCGTTATCTTATTTTTCTTTGATGAGATTATTGAGATAATCCAGCTGAGTAACTACATTGCAAGAAGTGAAAGAAACTCGAATAGAATCCATAACGGCAATGTAACGGAAATAACAAACTATATTTTGGAGAAGATAACAAATGATTGGTTGTTATTGATTCATCTTGAATGAATAACAAAGTGTGAAGAAAAAGCTTTTATACACTAATACACGTGTGACATTAAATCTCAAACTACAGCCATTAGATCAACCTATGATTAAACTAATCTCAGCCATTAGATTAACTAGTTGGATTATCTCAATAGTCTCCCTCAAACTGAGCATTAGAGATGTCTATCATTGAGATAAAACTATTGAACTTGGGAGGAGCCAAAACCATGGTCAAGAAGTCAGCTAGTTCTTCTTGAAAAGGGATAGGCAAAAGTCGAAGAATCCCATTTTGGATCTTTTCTCTTACTAAGTGGTTGTCAATATCCAAGTGCTTAGTTCTCTCATGGAATATGGGATTGGAAGCAATGTGAATAGCGCTTTGGCTGTCACAGTATAGAACAGGTTGTCTTGTAGAAGTAACATGCAAGTCCTTGAACAAGTGTATCAACCATTGTAACTCACAATGTGGCAATGGAGAGAGCTATGTACTCCACCTTAGAAGAAGACTTGAAAAAAGTTTGCTGCTTTTTGGCACACCAGGGAATTAGGGAGGAACCAATAAAGAAGAAATATCCAAAGATAGACCTTCTAGAATCGATACATCATGCCTAGTCAAAGCCAGAATAGTCCAGAATTTACACCTCAGAGTTTTTGGGAAAGAGGAGGCCTCTTCCAGAGTTGTGCTTGAGATATCTTACCACTCTACAAGTTGATTTAAAATATGTCATGGTTGGAGCATGTAGGAATTGACTTAGTTGTTGAGTGGCAAAAGTGATATCCGGTCGTGTTGTGTTAAGGTATATTAATTTGCCTATGAGTCTCCTGTATACAACTATGTCCTCAAAGGGTTTTCCATTGTCTTGATGTAGTTTAATAGATGGATCAAGATCCTAATACAACTAAATCATTAAGTAGATCTAAGAAATATTTCCTCTATGAGATGGTTATACCAGACTTGGAATGAGCTACTTCCAATCCTAGAAAATACTTGAGGACTCCTAAGTCTTTAATCTTAAAGTTGCAGTCAAGTATGGTCTTGATTCTCTGAAGTTCAGCTAGGAAGGTGCTGCTAAAATGACATCATCTACATAGATTAATAATGCAGTGAAATCATATTCAATTTTTAATGTGAAAAGTGAATAGTCAAAAGTGGACTGTGTGTAACCTTCCTGAATCAACAATGATGTTAATTTTTCATACCATTTACTACTTGATTGCTTGAGTCCATAAAGACCTTTGAGTAACTTACGCACCTGATTGGGTTTAGCACATGTGGTACCATCTGGTATTATCATATAAACACCCTCTTGTAAATCTCCATGGAGGAATGCGTTGTTAACATCCAACTGGTGTAGGTCCCAGTTGTATATTGGTTCTAGAGCAAGCAACATTCTAAGTGTGGTGGGCTTTGCTCCAGGACTGAAActataaaaaaaaatcaagacCTTCAATTTGATTGTAGCCTTGGGCTATGATAAGTGCTAAATTGTAGTAATTTTGTCTATGAATAATTGGTACTTATTGACTTGTTTCAATTGATTTTTATGCATAAACCTCAACttatgcgtgtgtgtgtgtgtgtatatatatatatatatatatatatatatatatatatatatatatatatatatatatatatatattgtataGTTTACGTTATCAAGTAAATATCGCTTAGTTTGATAGTTTTCATCTCTTTTGTAGGTTTTCATGCATAATTGAAGCATTGGAATCATAGGAAAAAGCATGGTTTCAAGAAAGacctaaaataacatttttgAAGATTCCAAGTTTTCCTACTTGGGTTTAGTGCACTTAGAAAAAGAGGGGCAGGGGGAATTTGAGAAATCTGCGCTAGGAGTGTGCTTAGCGCGAATCAAGCCAATTTAAGTGTACTTTATTGATCTCGGTAAGCGGGCTCTGATGGGGCTTAACACGATTCCGTTTTTTGAGTTGCTATATATTCATTTGTGAACAGATTTTTTAGGGATGGTTTTGGGAACTTTTAACCCCAATTCTATCAGCACCATTTTTTGTGGAGAGTAACTTAGGAACAACATTAGGGATTGCAATCTTGAAGATTTGGAGTGGAATTTGCATCAATCTACTTAACACATGGAGAGATTCTTGTTCATCTTTATTCTTCTCTTTGTTCCTCTATTGTTGGGTTTGTATGTAAGTTTACTTTGATAGTATGTATATTTATTAATCATAACATTGTATACAATCTATTTTATGAATCTATATTGATGTAATCCTTGTTTACTTGCTTATCTATTATTTTGAACTGTTATTGAGAAATATTCTTCGAATCTAGATCTAGGATAATCATTTGTTAAACGTTAAACTCTAGACATAGATTTAGATCTAACATTCACCGTAGATATCGATTCTTAATGCTCTGTATTGTTTGATAGGCTAAGAGATCGTCGATTAGACAATATGGTAGAAATCTTGTCGGTGTTGCAAA containing:
- the LOC127083288 gene encoding capsanthin/capsorubin synthase, chromoplastic-like is translated as MNTCFMLFSPNPSTKTNQLLHHSSIPSIFPLFKTHLPSSRKHQARNHNTRNFGKFLDFKPEYQPEALDFDLPWHRASDRSHFDVIIIGAGPAGIRLAEQVSLYGIKVCCVDSDPLSVWPNNYGVWLDEFEELGLEDCLDKTWPMASIYIDDKNTKYLDRSYGRISRRKLKEKLVKGCVFNGVRFYKAKVWEIKHHEFESIVVCDNGKELKASLVVDASGFGSKFIDRDDHKARNYGFQVAFGVLAEVDSHPYDLDKVVLMDWRDSHLRDGNSSSTFMYAMPFSSNLIFLEETSLVSRPAMSHVEVKMRMVARLTHLGINVKRVLEEEKGLIPMGGSLPRIPQNVIAFGGNSGVVHPSTGYMMARTMALAPMVAASINECLGSTRMIRGKNLYANVWNSMWPIESRVAREFYTFGMEILLKLDLNETRDFFDAFFELKPYYLQGYLSSSLSLYDIVWFSMSLFANASNPSRLAVATKCPELLAKMMANICLEFLR